The proteins below come from a single Dinghuibacter silviterrae genomic window:
- a CDS encoding glycoside hydrolase family 88 protein, whose protein sequence is MRTLLLLLLSLSASAQWKPDPVLLRTIDTNLQLACTQYKFLADHTPAGVLPRSYAGGHWVTSGPGWWTSGFVAGTMLQLYSACPDTALRGDALRLLDLLYTQQYNKGTHDLGFMMYCSYGTALRVLGGKAFDTVLMNSARSLATRFRPKVGCIRSWDHDKWEYPVIIDNMMNLELLLWASRHSGDTSFRHIAMTHANTTMRNHYRPDYSSFHVVDYDTVTGAVIGRETAQGFADSSAWARGQAWGLYGYTMMYRGTRDPRYLDQANHIAGYLLRRLPADGVPYWDYDDPAHTYRDASAAAVMASAFIELSGYVPASLSRRYRLAAETMLRTLSSPVYRAAFGTNGGFLLMHSVGNMPAHSEIDVPLTYADYYYVEAMLRYRALAQVHRPQSKEEMILICNKFMDGFVKDTYADAFDGIKPYSSIQDVKIDTIALTVKREMAGVRPFYGKTLSAGGSKRPSPAKTRPLN, encoded by the coding sequence ATGCGCACCCTCCTCCTGCTTTTGCTGTCCCTTTCCGCCTCCGCCCAGTGGAAACCCGACCCGGTTCTTTTGCGGACGATCGACACCAACCTCCAGCTCGCCTGCACCCAGTATAAATTCCTTGCGGACCACACCCCCGCCGGTGTGCTGCCGCGCAGCTACGCGGGCGGCCACTGGGTTACCAGCGGACCCGGCTGGTGGACCAGTGGCTTTGTCGCGGGTACCATGCTCCAATTGTATAGTGCCTGTCCCGACACCGCGCTCCGCGGGGACGCGCTTCGCCTGCTGGATCTGTTGTATACCCAGCAGTACAATAAAGGCACGCACGACCTTGGGTTTATGATGTATTGCAGCTATGGAACCGCGCTGCGCGTTCTTGGGGGTAAAGCCTTTGATACCGTCCTGATGAACAGTGCCCGCTCCCTGGCGACCCGTTTCCGCCCCAAGGTCGGCTGTATCCGTTCCTGGGACCACGATAAATGGGAATACCCCGTCATCATCGACAACATGATGAACCTCGAATTGTTGCTGTGGGCGTCCCGGCACAGCGGCGACACCAGCTTCCGCCACATCGCGATGACCCACGCCAACACGACGATGCGCAACCACTACCGGCCCGACTACAGCTCCTTTCACGTCGTCGACTACGATACCGTCACCGGCGCCGTCATCGGCCGCGAGACCGCCCAGGGCTTTGCAGACTCCTCCGCCTGGGCCCGCGGCCAGGCCTGGGGTTTGTACGGATATACCATGATGTACCGGGGCACCCGGGACCCGCGCTACCTGGACCAGGCCAACCACATCGCCGGGTACCTGTTGCGCCGTCTCCCCGCGGATGGCGTACCCTATTGGGACTATGACGACCCCGCGCATACCTACCGCGACGCCTCTGCGGCGGCGGTGATGGCGTCCGCTTTTATCGAATTGTCCGGGTATGTGCCCGCGTCGCTCTCCCGCCGCTATCGTTTGGCCGCCGAAACCATGCTGCGCACGCTCTCCTCACCGGTCTACCGGGCGGCTTTTGGTACCAACGGCGGTTTTTTATTGATGCACAGTGTGGGGAATATGCCGGCGCATAGCGAAATCGACGTGCCGTTGACGTACGCGGACTACTACTACGTCGAGGCAATGCTGCGCTACCGCGCGCTCGCCCAGGTCCACCGTCCCCAATCCAAGGAAGAAATGATCCTGATCTGCAACAAATTCATGGATGGTTTTGTAAAGGACACCTATGCGGATGCCTTTGATGGGATCAAACCCTACTCCAGTATACAAGACGTAAAAATCGACACCATCGCCCTCACCGTGAAGCGGGAAATGGCGGGCGTCCGGCCTTTTTATGGCAAAACGCTTTCCGCCGGGGGCAGCAAAAGGCCATCGCCGGCGAAAACAAGGCCATTAAACTAA
- a CDS encoding DUF2264 domain-containing protein: MTFRRFALLLFLCAPVAVFSQTADRAYWLETMDKLARPVLSNLAKDNLRQAMPVKLSPKIDNAALRSQDAYLEAFGRLMSGIAPWLGGEGGSAKEVALRTQYRAWALKAIGNAVNPAAKDYMAWDAGGQPLVDASYLALAFLRCPWLWEHLDTTTRRQVADAFIRTRSIVPAFNNWLLFQGMIEAFFCHYGLPWDKVRIDYALRQMEQWYIGDGVYSDGPEYHWDYYNSYVIHPYLFEILTIAGDRYHGMLATVRQRNERYAEIQERLINTDGSYPATGRSIVYRGGAFHHLADMAWRQALPSALVPAQVRCALTAVLHKTLDAPGTFSADGWLQMGLAGSQPDLADWYITTGSGYLCANIFLPLGLPETDPFWAGAPMPWTAQKIWSGQDITPDHAID, encoded by the coding sequence ATGACTTTTAGACGATTCGCGTTGCTACTCTTCTTGTGCGCACCGGTCGCGGTTTTTTCCCAAACCGCCGACCGTGCCTACTGGCTCGAAACGATGGACAAACTCGCCCGGCCCGTCCTTTCCAACCTGGCCAAGGACAACCTCCGCCAGGCCATGCCGGTCAAACTTTCCCCCAAGATCGATAACGCTGCGCTGCGCAGCCAGGACGCCTACCTCGAAGCCTTTGGACGCCTGATGAGCGGGATCGCTCCCTGGCTGGGCGGCGAAGGCGGGTCCGCCAAAGAAGTGGCCCTTCGCACCCAATACCGTGCGTGGGCCCTCAAGGCCATCGGCAACGCCGTCAACCCCGCCGCCAAAGACTACATGGCCTGGGACGCCGGCGGCCAGCCCCTCGTAGACGCCTCCTACCTCGCCCTTGCTTTTCTGCGCTGCCCCTGGCTTTGGGAACACCTCGACACCACCACCCGCCGCCAGGTCGCCGACGCGTTTATACGGACCCGTTCTATTGTGCCCGCCTTTAACAACTGGCTGCTTTTCCAGGGAATGATCGAGGCCTTTTTTTGCCACTACGGCCTCCCCTGGGACAAGGTCCGCATCGACTACGCCCTCCGCCAGATGGAGCAATGGTACATCGGCGACGGCGTTTACTCCGACGGGCCCGAATACCACTGGGATTATTACAACAGCTACGTCATCCACCCCTATCTTTTTGAAATCCTGACCATCGCCGGCGACCGCTATCATGGGATGCTCGCCACCGTCCGGCAAAGGAACGAACGCTATGCCGAAATCCAGGAACGGCTCATCAATACCGACGGCAGCTATCCCGCCACCGGCCGGTCCATCGTTTACCGCGGCGGTGCCTTTCACCACTTAGCCGACATGGCCTGGCGGCAGGCGCTCCCCTCCGCCCTTGTCCCGGCCCAGGTCCGTTGCGCCCTCACCGCCGTCCTCCACAAAACCCTCGACGCCCCCGGCACATTCAGCGCCGACGGCTGGCTCCAGATGGGCCTGGCCGGTAGCCAACCCGACCTCGCCGACTGGTATATTACCACCGGCAGCGGCTATCTCTGCGCCAATATTTTCCTCCCCCTGGGGCTGCCCGAGACCGATCCCTTTTGGGCCGGGGCACCTATGCCCTGGACCGCCCAAAAAATATGGAGCGGGCAAGATATTACTCCTGATCACGCTATTGATTAA
- a CDS encoding DUF6249 domain-containing protein yields MGPEMVVFWLIISTLTVFATIYGLRYMANKENMAMIDKGLDPRQRPLRPRPAPFRNLKWGLLLTGAGLGLFIAYFLDNFVLYNVGHVQETWGHHPNGENVPIYFALIAIGGGLGLIVSYRIEKKELLDKEK; encoded by the coding sequence ATGGGACCGGAAATGGTTGTTTTTTGGTTGATTATCAGCACCTTAACTGTTTTTGCAACGATTTACGGGTTGCGCTATATGGCCAATAAAGAGAATATGGCCATGATCGACAAGGGCCTGGATCCCCGGCAAAGACCTTTGCGTCCGCGCCCGGCGCCCTTCCGCAACCTCAAATGGGGTCTTCTGCTGACCGGCGCCGGTCTGGGACTCTTCATCGCCTACTTCCTTGACAACTTTGTCCTTTACAACGTCGGCCATGTCCAGGAGACCTGGGGCCATCATCCCAACGGCGAGAACGTGCCTATCTATTTTGCGCTGATCGCCATCGGCGGAGGGCTGGGGCTTATTGTTTCCTATAGGATTGAGAAGAAGGAGTTATTGGACAAGGAAAAATAA
- a CDS encoding RNA polymerase sigma factor, translating into MQTGQTDAELIHRIRKGEHTLFACLVERYQSYVFTLVLRQMGNREDAEEVAQDVFVKAYRSLADFRGDARFSTWLYTIVKTSCATFLRRKRPVINSLDKVELAADTQNPAETRSRHDALNRAIRLLSPEDAQVLTLFYQGEQTLEEIGRIMGLETNTVKVRLHRARHRLREVIEKHYRRESIN; encoded by the coding sequence ATGCAGACAGGACAAACCGACGCGGAATTGATCCACCGGATACGGAAGGGGGAACACACTCTTTTTGCGTGTCTCGTGGAGCGGTACCAGTCGTATGTGTTTACGCTGGTGTTGCGGCAGATGGGGAACCGGGAGGACGCGGAGGAAGTGGCGCAAGACGTCTTTGTAAAGGCGTACCGCTCGCTGGCGGATTTTCGGGGGGACGCGCGGTTCAGTACGTGGTTGTATACCATCGTGAAGACGAGCTGTGCGACCTTTCTAAGAAGGAAGCGACCTGTCATCAATTCTTTGGACAAGGTAGAGCTCGCGGCGGATACGCAAAACCCTGCGGAAACCCGCTCCCGGCACGACGCGCTGAACCGGGCGATCCGGTTGCTGAGTCCGGAGGATGCACAGGTCCTGACGTTGTTTTACCAGGGGGAACAAACCCTGGAGGAGATCGGACGGATCATGGGGCTGGAGACGAATACCGTCAAGGTGCGGTTGCACCGTGCGCGGCACCGCCTGAGGGAGGTGATCGAAAAACACTATCGAAGGGAAAGCATAAATTGA
- a CDS encoding anti-sigma factor family protein yields the protein MEERLWDFIDGRADASERAAVEALLATDGAAREKYAELLELHEALHASGLEEPGVRFTKNVMEAIAPVPYVNKRVIRGIAVLLLSLIGVVLVYILLQIPSFPKGKNLPMPVISIPDIQLNPYVSIVCVFVAVVSGFIALDALLHKKKTA from the coding sequence ATGGAAGAGCGTTTGTGGGACTTTATCGATGGGAGGGCGGACGCCTCGGAAAGGGCGGCCGTGGAGGCGTTGCTGGCGACGGATGGAGCCGCCCGCGAAAAATACGCGGAGCTGCTGGAGCTCCATGAGGCGTTGCACGCCTCGGGTTTGGAAGAGCCCGGTGTCCGTTTTACCAAGAACGTGATGGAAGCCATTGCACCGGTGCCTTATGTCAACAAGCGCGTGATCCGCGGGATTGCCGTGTTGTTGCTGTCCTTGATCGGCGTCGTATTGGTCTATATACTCCTTCAAATCCCGAGCTTTCCCAAAGGGAAAAACCTGCCCATGCCGGTCATTAGTATACCTGACATACAATTGAATCCTTACGTCAGCATCGTTTGCGTTTTTGTGGCAGTGGTATCCGGGTTCATTGCCTTGGACGCCCTTTTGCACAAAAAGAAAACCGCCTAA
- a CDS encoding ABC transporter permease, which translates to MLLNYCKIALRRLSRSQVQSVINISGLALGMAIALLIGLWINDELTFDHYHPNHGKIAEVLLSQQGQGHLYIGPTIATPMGNALHDNYKDLFERTALVSWPFDPLLGVNDKHLTATTVWAQPELPEMFTFQMIRGTTAALADPTTLLLSASMAKALFGNADPVNKTVRVFNALDMRVGGVYEDLPRNTTFNTVQVLLSWNSKNNYLNTVTEWNNHGTKQFVQLREGVTDGQATARVRNVPTPFVKEDTEGVYLQPLDKLHFTNEIIDGQPTDMHRQIVWLMGVIGFFVLLLACINFMNLSTARSEKRAREVGIRKTVGTLHRQLVAQFLVESVLVAMIGSVLSILLVQLTLPFFNSIADKAMELPWRSLPFWGMLLGFTLLTGLVAGSYPAFYLSSFKPIKVLKGVFRAGRYASLPRKVLVVLQFTVSLTLIIGTLIVYNQIQFAQNRPLGYDRAGLVTVPINTPDFDQHYPAFRTDLLATGLFENAARASQSMTLFGSNNSLEWTGMDPGQRSIDFRNVTVTPEFGPTIDWKVTAGRDFSRTFPSDSDAMVLNETAARTIGHPHLIGETVKFFGHPYKVIGIVGDMLTNEPYAPIEPALFIERGYTDVITLRIKTGVAMQKALDALSAACKKYNPSSPFIYHINDDEDAHKLAELQRTGQLAAIFAGLAIFISCLGLFGLAAFMAEQRTREISIRKVLGASVLHLWGLLSRDFVRLSAIALLVAFPLAYAGMHWWLERFPLHTALHWWIFAIAGAGMVLLALVTVSGQGLRAAMMNPAKNMRVD; encoded by the coding sequence ATGCTGCTCAACTACTGCAAGATCGCCCTGCGCCGCCTGTCCCGTAGCCAGGTCCAGTCTGTGATCAATATTTCCGGTCTCGCCCTGGGGATGGCCATTGCCCTGCTCATCGGTCTTTGGATCAACGACGAGCTGACGTTTGACCACTACCATCCCAACCACGGGAAGATCGCCGAAGTGCTCCTGTCCCAGCAGGGACAAGGACACCTCTATATCGGCCCCACCATTGCCACCCCTATGGGCAATGCCCTGCACGACAACTATAAAGACCTTTTCGAACGCACGGCGCTGGTGTCCTGGCCATTCGATCCCCTCCTCGGCGTCAATGACAAACACCTGACCGCGACCACGGTCTGGGCACAGCCGGAATTACCGGAGATGTTTACGTTCCAGATGATCCGAGGTACGACAGCGGCGCTGGCCGACCCCACTACCCTCCTGTTGTCTGCGTCCATGGCCAAAGCACTTTTTGGGAACGCCGATCCCGTCAACAAAACCGTCCGGGTCTTTAACGCACTCGACATGCGCGTGGGCGGTGTATACGAAGACCTGCCCCGGAATACCACCTTCAACACGGTGCAGGTCCTTTTGTCCTGGAACAGCAAAAACAACTACCTGAACACGGTCACCGAGTGGAACAACCACGGCACCAAACAATTTGTCCAGCTCAGGGAGGGCGTGACGGATGGGCAAGCCACGGCGAGGGTCAGGAATGTCCCCACCCCGTTTGTAAAGGAGGATACGGAAGGCGTGTATCTTCAGCCCCTCGACAAGCTCCACTTCACCAACGAAATCATCGACGGGCAACCCACCGACATGCACCGGCAGATCGTGTGGCTCATGGGGGTCATCGGTTTTTTCGTGCTTTTGCTGGCGTGTATCAACTTTATGAACCTGTCCACGGCCCGGAGCGAAAAACGCGCCCGTGAGGTGGGTATCCGCAAAACGGTGGGTACGCTTCACCGGCAGCTGGTGGCCCAGTTCCTGGTGGAATCCGTTCTGGTGGCCATGATCGGCAGTGTGCTCTCGATCCTCCTCGTCCAGCTCACACTCCCCTTTTTCAATAGTATTGCAGACAAAGCCATGGAACTGCCGTGGCGTAGTCTTCCCTTCTGGGGGATGCTGCTGGGCTTTACCCTGCTGACCGGCCTGGTAGCAGGCAGTTATCCCGCCTTCTACCTCTCGTCCTTCAAACCCATCAAGGTGTTGAAAGGCGTCTTCCGTGCAGGGCGTTATGCGTCGTTGCCACGGAAAGTGCTTGTCGTGCTCCAGTTCACCGTATCGCTCACCCTGATCATCGGCACCCTTATCGTCTATAATCAAATTCAGTTTGCACAGAACCGGCCGCTCGGTTATGACCGCGCGGGCCTGGTGACCGTGCCCATCAATACCCCGGACTTCGATCAACACTACCCAGCATTCCGCACGGACCTGCTGGCTACCGGTCTTTTTGAAAACGCGGCGCGCGCGTCCCAATCCATGACCCTTTTTGGGAGTAACAACAGCCTGGAATGGACGGGCATGGACCCCGGCCAGCGTTCCATCGATTTCCGGAACGTCACGGTGACGCCCGAATTCGGGCCCACCATAGACTGGAAAGTGACCGCGGGACGGGACTTTTCCCGGACCTTCCCCAGCGACTCCGACGCCATGGTCCTCAATGAAACAGCGGCCAGGACCATCGGCCATCCCCACCTCATCGGCGAGACCGTCAAATTCTTCGGACACCCTTATAAGGTCATCGGCATCGTCGGGGATATGCTGACCAACGAACCTTATGCACCGATCGAACCCGCCCTTTTTATCGAGCGCGGTTACACCGACGTGATCACCCTCCGGATCAAAACCGGCGTAGCCATGCAAAAAGCGCTCGACGCCCTGTCGGCCGCCTGCAAAAAATACAACCCGTCAAGCCCTTTTATCTATCACATCAACGACGACGAGGACGCGCACAAGCTGGCCGAGCTCCAGCGCACCGGCCAGCTCGCCGCTATCTTTGCCGGTCTGGCGATCTTTATTTCCTGTCTGGGGCTTTTTGGTCTTGCCGCGTTTATGGCGGAGCAACGCACCCGCGAAATCAGCATCCGGAAGGTCCTCGGTGCAAGCGTACTACACCTGTGGGGGTTGTTGTCCCGCGACTTTGTACGCCTGTCCGCCATCGCGCTGCTCGTTGCTTTTCCCCTGGCGTATGCCGGTATGCACTGGTGGCTGGAACGCTTTCCCCTCCATACGGCCTTACATTGGTGGATTTTTGCCATTGCCGGTGCGGGCATGGTGTTGCTGGCCCTGGTCACCGTCAGCGGTCAGGGGCTAAGGGCGGCGATGATGAACCCGGCGAAAAATATGCGTGTAGATTAG